A window of Tursiops truncatus isolate mTurTru1 chromosome 8, mTurTru1.mat.Y, whole genome shotgun sequence contains these coding sequences:
- the PHLDB1 gene encoding pleckstrin homology-like domain family B member 1 isoform X4 codes for MDTINRNQVGPGSKTPAMVQKGPLDLIETGKGLKVQTDKPHLVSLGSGRLSTAITLLPLEEGRTVIGSAARDISLQGPGLAPEHCYIENLRGTLTLYPCGNACTIDGLLVRQPTRLTQAESQSLVNGNHTPQPATQGPSACGSHSSLVSSIEKDLQEIMDSLVLEEPGAAGKKPAATSPLSPMANGGRYLLSPPTSPGAMSVGSSYENTSPAFSPLSSPASSGSCASHSPSGQEPAPSMPPLVPARSSSYHLALQPSQSRPSGARPSESPRLGRKGGHERPPSPGLRGLRTDSPAATVLAVACRATESPRAGGQLPLVAIGLSEYQASGARGQPTSIPGSPKFQPPVPAPRNKIGTLQDRPPSPFRELPGTERVLTTSPSRQLVGRTFSDGSATRTLQPPESPRLGRRGLDSMRELPPLSPSLSRRALSPMPARTTPDPKLTREVAESPRPRRWAAHGASPEDFSVTLGARGRRTRSPSPTLGESLAPRKGSFSGRLSPAYSLGSLTGASPHQSPRAQRKLSSGDLRVPVTRERKNSITEISDNEDDLLEYHRRQRQERLREQEMERLERQRLETILNLCAEYSRADGGPEAGELPSIGEAAAALALAGRRPSRGLVGGTGASARSNEEPGGATQRLWETVERSDEENLKEECSSTESTQQEHEDAPSAKLQGEVLALEEERAQVLGRVGQLKVRVKELEQQLQESAREAEMERALLQGEREAERALLQKEQKALDQLQEKLVTLETGIQKERDKERAELAAGRRHLEARQALYAELQTQLDNCPESVREQLQEQLRRVSFTSPRPLPAPEGRPPGREERWAGTAWALQYLPDDREAEALETETKLFEDLEFQQLERESRVEEERELAGQGLLRSKAELLRSIAKRKERLAVLDSQAGQIRSQAVQESERLARDKNASLQLLQKEKEKLAMLERRYHSLTGGRAFPKTTSTLKEYVTLEQLKAMWGTSPVPAAPAPGLPPWAPASQDLVPTTCLLPALPSSSSFASIPPSAQMEKLLLPAVDLEQWYQELMAGLGTGPAAASPRSSPPPLPAKASRQLQVYRSKMDGEATSPLPRTRSGPLPSSSGSSSSSSQLSVATLGRSPSPKSTLLAQNGTSSLPRNLAATLQDIETKRQLALQQKVESLPAEPLPTDDPAGQQVIEEQRRRLAELKQKAAAEAQCQWDALHGAAPFPAGPSGFPQLLHHSILHHLPVSRERGEEGEHAYDTLSLESSDSMETSISTGGNSACSPDTMSSASGLDVGKTEEMEKMLKEAHAEKSRLMESREREMELRRQALEEERRRREQVERRLQGESTRRHQLVEKEVKMREKQFSQARPLTRYLPIRKEDFDLKTHIESSGHGVDTCLHVVLSSKVCRGYLVKMGGKIKSWKKRWFVFDRLKRTLSYYVDKHETKLKGVIYFQAIEEVYYDHLRSAAKSPNPALTFCVKTHDRLYYMVAPSAEAMRIWMDVIVTGAEGYTQFMN; via the exons ATGGACACGATCAATAGGAACCAAGTGGGCCCTGGAAGCAAGACCCCAGCTATGGTGCAG AAAGGACCCTTGGACCTGATCGAAACAGGCAAAGGGCTGAAAGTGCAAACGGACAAACCCCATCTGGTGAGCCTGGGCAGTGGGCGGCTCAGCACGGCCATCACTCTTCTGCCGCTGGAGGAAG GGAGGACAGTGATTGGCTCTGCAGCCAGGGACATCTCACTGCAGGGTCCAGGCCTGGCTCCAGAGCACTGCTACATCGAGAACCTGCGGGGCACCCTCACCCTCTACCCCTGCGGCAATGCCTGCACTATTGATGGGCTCCTGGTCCGGCAGCCCACCCGACTCACTCAGG CAGAATCACAAAGCTTGGTGAACGGGAACCACACCCCACAGCCTGCAACCCAGGGACCCTCAGCCTGTGGCAGCCACAGTTCCCTGGTGAGCTCTATTGAGAAGGACCTGCAGGAGATCATGGACTCACTGGTGCTCGAGGAGCCTGGAGCTGCTGGCAAGAAGCCTGCCGCCACTTCCCCACTGTCACCGATGGCCAATGGTGGCCGCTACCTGCTGTCCCCCCCGACCAGCCCTGGCGCCATGTCCGTGGGCTCCAGCTATGAGAACACCTCTCCAGCCTTCTCTCCGCTCTCCTCACCAGCCAGCAGTGGGAGCTGTGCCAGCCACTCCCCCAGTGGGCAGGAGCCAGCCCCTTCCATGCCCCCCCTGGTGCCTGCCCGGTCCTCTAGCTACCATTTGGCCCTGCAGCCCTCACAGTCCCGACCCAGTGGTGCTCGCCCCTCTGAGAGCCCCCGGCTGGGCAGGAAGGGGGGTCACGAGAGGCCGCCCAGCCCTGGCCTCCGAGGTCTGCGGACAGACAGCCCTGCAGCCACTGTCTTGGCAGTGGCCTGCAGAGCCACCGAGAGCCCCCGGGCGGGGGGGCAGTTGCCCCTGGTGGCGATTGGCCTGAGTGAATACCAGGCTTCCGGTGCCCGTGGCCAACCCACCAGCATTCCTGGCAGCCCCAAATTCCAGCCACCAGTCCCTGCTCCTCGAAACAAGATTGGCACGCTCCAGGACCGCCCTCCCAGCCCTTTCCGGGAGCTGCCGGGCACTGAGCGGGTGTTGACAACCAGCCCCTCACGCCAGCTGGTGGGCCGAACATTTTCCGATGGGTCCGCTACCCGCACGCTGCAACCTCCCGAGAGCCCCCGCCTAGGCCGGCGGGGCCTGGACAGTATGAGAGAACTGCCTCCCTTGAGTCCATCTCTGTCCCGAAGGGCTCTCTCCCCCATGCCCGCTCGGACCACCCCAGATCCCAAACTAACCAGGGAAGTGGCAGAGAGTCCCCGACCCCGGCGCTGGGCAGCCCATGGGGCTTCACCAGAGGACTTCTCTGTGACGCTGGGGGCGCGGGGCCGTAGGACACGGAGCCCCTCACCCACACTAGGGGAGTCCCTGGCACCCCGCAAGGGCAGCTTCAGTGGCAGGCTGAGCCCGGCTTATAGTCTGGGCTCGTTGACTGGGGCTTCACCCCACCAGAGCCCCCGTGCCCAGAGGAAGCTCTCCAGCGGGGACTTGCGGGTGCCTGTCACTCGGGAGCGGAAAAATAGCATCACAGAGATCAGTGACAACGAGGATGACCTCCTGGAGTACCACCGGCGGCAGCGCCAAGAGCGGCTTCGGGAGCAGGAGATGGAGAGGCTG GAACGACAGCGCCTGGAGACCATCCTGAATTTATGCGCCGAGTACAGCCGGGCCGACGGGGGACCTGAGGCCGGGGAGCTGCCCAGCATCGGGGAGGCCGCCGCAGCCTTGGCTCTGGCCGGCCGGAGGCCCTCACGAGGCCTTGTGGGGGGCACTGGGGCCTCTGCGCGGAGCAACGAGGAGCCTGGAGGTGCCACCCAACGCCTGTGGGAGACTGTGGAGCGCTCGGATGAGGAGAATCTCAAGGAGGAGTGCAGTAGCACGGAGAGCACCCAGCAGGAG cacgAAGATGCACCCAGTGCCAAGCTCCAGGGAGAGGTGCTGGCCCTGGAAGAGGAGCGGGCTCAGGTGCTGGGGCGAGTGGGGCAGCTGAAAGTCCGGGTGAAGGAGTTGGAGCAGCAGCTGCAGGAGTCGGCCCGAGAG GCTGAAATGGAGCGGGCACTGctgcagggggagagggaagcagagcgCGCGCTGCTGCAGAAGGAGCAGAAGGCGCTGGACCAGCTGCAGGAGAAGCTGGTGACCTTGGAGACGGGCATCCAAAAGGAGAGGGACAAG GAGAGGGCGGAGCTGGCCGCGGGACGGAGGCACCTGGAGGCCCGCCAGGCGCTCTACGCCGAGCTCCAGACGCAGCTCGATAACTGCCCCGAGTCAGTGCGGGAACAGTTACAGGAGCAGCTGAGAAGGGTCAGTTTCaccagcccccgccccctccccgcccccgagGGCCGCCCGCCCGGAAGAGAGGAGCGGTGGGCCGGGACCGCCTGGGCCCTGCAGTACCTGCCGGACGACAGG GAGGCAGAAGCCCTGGAGACTGAGACAAAGCTCTTTGAAGACTTGGAGTTCCAGCAGCTGGAGCGGGAGAGCCGCGTGGAGGAGGAGCGCGAGCTGGCTGGCCAAGGGCTGCTCCGGAGCAAGGCCGAGCTGCTCCGGAGCATCGCCAAGAGGAAG GAGCGCCTGGCGGTCCTGGACAGTCAGGCTGGGCAGATCCGGTCCCAGGCTGTGCAAGAGTCAGAACGCCTAGCCCGGGATAAGAATGCCTCCCTGCAGCTGCTGCAGAAG GAGAAGGAGAAACTGGCTATGTTGGAAAGAAGATACCACTCTCTCACAGGGGGCAGGGCTTTCCCGAAGACCACGTCGACCCTCAAAGAG TACGTGACGCTTGAGCAGCTAAAGGCCATGTGGGGCACCTCGCCTGTGCCCGCAGCACCCGCGCCAGGCCTGCCTCCCTGGGCCCCTGCCTCCCAGGACCTGGTTCCCACCACCTGCCTTCTTCCCGCGctgccctcttcctcctccttcgcTTCTATCCCGCCTTCAGCCCAG ATGGAGAAGCTGCTGCTCCCTGCTGTAGACTTAGAGCAGTGGTACCAGGAGCTGATGGCCGGGCTGGGGACCGGCCCCGCTGCAGCCTCCCCTCGTTCCTCCCCCCCGCCTCTGCCCGCCAAAGCTTCCCGTCAGCTGCAG GTTTACCGCTCCAAGATGGATGGTGAGGCCACTAGCCCCTTGCCCCGGACCCGCAGcggccccctcccctcttcctctggctcttcctcctcctcctcccagctcagcGTGGCTACCTTGGGCCGTAGCCCCTCCCCAAAG AGCACTCTACTCGCCCAGAATGGCACAAGCAGCCTTCCTCGCAACCTGGCAGCCACGCTGCAGGACATTGAGACCAAGCGCCAGCTGGCCCTCCAGCAGAAGG TCGAGTCGCTTCCTGCCGAGCCCCTCCCAACTGACGACCCAGCAG GGCAGCAGGTGATTGAGGAGCAGCGGCGGCGGTTGGCTGAGCTGAAGCAGAAGGCGGCGGCCGAGGCGCAGTGCCAGTGGGACGCCCTGCACGGGGCCGCGCCCTTCCCGGCCGGGCCCTCGGGCTTCCCGCAGCTCCTGCATCACTCCATCCTGCACCACCTGCCGGTGTCCAGGGAGCGAGGGGAGGAGGGCGAGCATGCCTACGACACGCTGAGCCTGGAGAGCTCAGACAGCATGGAGACCAGCATCTCTACGGGGGGCAACTCGGCCTGCTCCCCCGACACCATGTCCAG TGCCAGCGGCCTGGATGTGGGGAAGACGGAAGAAATGGAGAAGATGCTGAAAGAAGCCCATGCGGAGAAGAGCCGGCTCATGGAGTCGAGG GAGCGGGAGATGGAGCTGAGGCGGCAGGCCCTGGAGGAGGAGCGGAGGCGGCGGGAGCAGGTGGAACGGAGGCTGCAGGGCGAGAGCACCCGGAGGCATCAGCTCGTGGAGAAGGAGGTCAAGATGCGGGAGAAGCAGTTCTCGCAG GCACGACCCCTGACCCGCTACCTGCCGATCCGGAAGGAGGACTTTGACCTGAAGACCCACATTGAGTCCTCAGGCCACGGTGTGGATACCTGCCTGCATGTGGTGCTCAGCAGCAAG GTCTGCCGTGGCTACTTGGTCAAGATGGGTGGCAAGATTAAATCATGGAAGAAGCGCTGGTTTGTCTTCGATCGACTCAAGCGCACCCTTTCCTATTATGTGG ACAAGCATGAGACGAAGCTGAAAGGGGTCATCTATTTCCAGGCCATCGAGGAAGTGTACTATGACCACCTGCGCAGTGCAGCCAAG AGCCCAAACCCGGCCCTCACCTTCTGTGTGAAGACCCACGACCGGCTGTACTACATGGTGGCCCCGTCCGCAGAGGCCATGCGCATCTGGATGGATGTCATCGTCACCGGGGCGGAGGGCTACACCCAGTTCATGAACTGA
- the PHLDB1 gene encoding pleckstrin homology-like domain family B member 1 isoform X13 gives MDTINRNQVGPGSKTPAMVQKGPLDLIETGKGLKVQTDKPHLVSLGSGRLSTAITLLPLEEGRTVIGSAARDISLQGPGLAPEHCYIENLRGTLTLYPCGNACTIDGLLVRQPTRLTQGCMLCLGQSTFLRFNHPAEAKWMKSMIPAGGRAPGPTYSPGPAESQSLVNGNHTPQPATQGPSACGSHSSLVSSIEKDLQEIMDSLVLEEPGAAGKKPAATSPLSPMANGGRYLLSPPTSPGAMSVGSSYENTSPAFSPLSSPASSGSCASHSPSGQEPAPSMPPLVPARSSSYHLALQPSQSRPSGARPSESPRLGRKGGHERPPSPGLRGLRTDSPAATVLAVACRATESPRAGGQLPLVAIGLSEYQASGARGQPTSIPGSPKFQPPVPAPRNKIGTLQDRPPSPFRELPGTERVLTTSPSRQLVGRTFSDGSATRTLQPPESPRLGRRGLDSMRELPPLSPSLSRRALSPMPARTTPDPKLTREVAESPRPRRWAAHGASPEDFSVTLGARGRRTRSPSPTLGESLAPRKGSFSGRLSPAYSLGSLTGASPHQSPRAQRKLSSGDLRVPVTRERKNSITEISDNEDDLLEYHRRQRQERLREQEMERLERQRLETILNLCAEYSRADGGPEAGELPSIGEAAAALALAGRRPSRGLVGGTGASARSNEEPGGATQRLWETVERSDEENLKEECSSTESTQQEHEDAPSAKLQGEVLALEEERAQVLGRVGQLKVRVKELEQQLQESAREAEMERALLQGEREAERALLQKEQKALDQLQEKLVTLETGIQKERDKERAELAAGRRHLEARQALYAELQTQLDNCPESVREQLQEQLRRVSFTSPRPLPAPEGRPPGREERWAGTAWALQYLPDDREAEALETETKLFEDLEFQQLERESRVEEERELAGQGLLRSKAELLRSIAKRKERLAVLDSQAGQIRSQAVQESERLARDKNASLQLLQKEKEKLAMLERRYHSLTGGRAFPKTTSTLKEYVTLEQLKAMWGTSPVPAAPAPGLPPWAPASQDLVPTTCLLPALPSSSSFASIPPSAQMEKLLLPAVDLEQWYQELMAGLGTGPAAASPRSSPPPLPAKASRQLQVYRSKMDGEATSPLPRTRSGPLPSSSGSSSSSSQLSVATLGRSPSPKSTLLAQNGTSSLPRNLAATLQDIETKRQLALQQKVESLPAEPLPTDDPAGQQVIEEQRRRLAELKQKAAAEAQCQWDALHGAAPFPAGPSGFPQLLHHSILHHLPVSRERGEEGEHAYDTLSLESSDSMETSISTGGNSACSPDTMSSASGLDVGKTEEMEKMLKEAHAEKSRLMESREREMELRRQALEEERRRREQVERRLQGESTRRHQLVEKEVKMREKQFSQARPLTRYLPIRKEDFDLKTHIESSGHGVDTCLHVVLSSKVCRGYLVKMGGKIKSWKKRWFVFDRLKRTLSYYVDKHETKLKGVIYFQAIEEVYYDHLRSAAKSPNPALTFCVKTHDRLYYMVAPSAEAMRIWMDVIVTGAEGYTQFMN, from the exons ATGGACACGATCAATAGGAACCAAGTGGGCCCTGGAAGCAAGACCCCAGCTATGGTGCAG AAAGGACCCTTGGACCTGATCGAAACAGGCAAAGGGCTGAAAGTGCAAACGGACAAACCCCATCTGGTGAGCCTGGGCAGTGGGCGGCTCAGCACGGCCATCACTCTTCTGCCGCTGGAGGAAG GGAGGACAGTGATTGGCTCTGCAGCCAGGGACATCTCACTGCAGGGTCCAGGCCTGGCTCCAGAGCACTGCTACATCGAGAACCTGCGGGGCACCCTCACCCTCTACCCCTGCGGCAATGCCTGCACTATTGATGGGCTCCTGGTCCGGCAGCCCACCCGACTCACTCAGG GCTGCATGTTGTGCCTGGGTCAGTCCACCTTCCTCCGCTTTAACCACCCGGCTGAAGCCAAGTGGATGAAGAGCATGATTCCGGCAGGGGGCCGGGCCCCTGGACCCACCTACAGTCCTGGCCCGG CAGAATCACAAAGCTTGGTGAACGGGAACCACACCCCACAGCCTGCAACCCAGGGACCCTCAGCCTGTGGCAGCCACAGTTCCCTGGTGAGCTCTATTGAGAAGGACCTGCAGGAGATCATGGACTCACTGGTGCTCGAGGAGCCTGGAGCTGCTGGCAAGAAGCCTGCCGCCACTTCCCCACTGTCACCGATGGCCAATGGTGGCCGCTACCTGCTGTCCCCCCCGACCAGCCCTGGCGCCATGTCCGTGGGCTCCAGCTATGAGAACACCTCTCCAGCCTTCTCTCCGCTCTCCTCACCAGCCAGCAGTGGGAGCTGTGCCAGCCACTCCCCCAGTGGGCAGGAGCCAGCCCCTTCCATGCCCCCCCTGGTGCCTGCCCGGTCCTCTAGCTACCATTTGGCCCTGCAGCCCTCACAGTCCCGACCCAGTGGTGCTCGCCCCTCTGAGAGCCCCCGGCTGGGCAGGAAGGGGGGTCACGAGAGGCCGCCCAGCCCTGGCCTCCGAGGTCTGCGGACAGACAGCCCTGCAGCCACTGTCTTGGCAGTGGCCTGCAGAGCCACCGAGAGCCCCCGGGCGGGGGGGCAGTTGCCCCTGGTGGCGATTGGCCTGAGTGAATACCAGGCTTCCGGTGCCCGTGGCCAACCCACCAGCATTCCTGGCAGCCCCAAATTCCAGCCACCAGTCCCTGCTCCTCGAAACAAGATTGGCACGCTCCAGGACCGCCCTCCCAGCCCTTTCCGGGAGCTGCCGGGCACTGAGCGGGTGTTGACAACCAGCCCCTCACGCCAGCTGGTGGGCCGAACATTTTCCGATGGGTCCGCTACCCGCACGCTGCAACCTCCCGAGAGCCCCCGCCTAGGCCGGCGGGGCCTGGACAGTATGAGAGAACTGCCTCCCTTGAGTCCATCTCTGTCCCGAAGGGCTCTCTCCCCCATGCCCGCTCGGACCACCCCAGATCCCAAACTAACCAGGGAAGTGGCAGAGAGTCCCCGACCCCGGCGCTGGGCAGCCCATGGGGCTTCACCAGAGGACTTCTCTGTGACGCTGGGGGCGCGGGGCCGTAGGACACGGAGCCCCTCACCCACACTAGGGGAGTCCCTGGCACCCCGCAAGGGCAGCTTCAGTGGCAGGCTGAGCCCGGCTTATAGTCTGGGCTCGTTGACTGGGGCTTCACCCCACCAGAGCCCCCGTGCCCAGAGGAAGCTCTCCAGCGGGGACTTGCGGGTGCCTGTCACTCGGGAGCGGAAAAATAGCATCACAGAGATCAGTGACAACGAGGATGACCTCCTGGAGTACCACCGGCGGCAGCGCCAAGAGCGGCTTCGGGAGCAGGAGATGGAGAGGCTG GAACGACAGCGCCTGGAGACCATCCTGAATTTATGCGCCGAGTACAGCCGGGCCGACGGGGGACCTGAGGCCGGGGAGCTGCCCAGCATCGGGGAGGCCGCCGCAGCCTTGGCTCTGGCCGGCCGGAGGCCCTCACGAGGCCTTGTGGGGGGCACTGGGGCCTCTGCGCGGAGCAACGAGGAGCCTGGAGGTGCCACCCAACGCCTGTGGGAGACTGTGGAGCGCTCGGATGAGGAGAATCTCAAGGAGGAGTGCAGTAGCACGGAGAGCACCCAGCAGGAG cacgAAGATGCACCCAGTGCCAAGCTCCAGGGAGAGGTGCTGGCCCTGGAAGAGGAGCGGGCTCAGGTGCTGGGGCGAGTGGGGCAGCTGAAAGTCCGGGTGAAGGAGTTGGAGCAGCAGCTGCAGGAGTCGGCCCGAGAG GCTGAAATGGAGCGGGCACTGctgcagggggagagggaagcagagcgCGCGCTGCTGCAGAAGGAGCAGAAGGCGCTGGACCAGCTGCAGGAGAAGCTGGTGACCTTGGAGACGGGCATCCAAAAGGAGAGGGACAAG GAGAGGGCGGAGCTGGCCGCGGGACGGAGGCACCTGGAGGCCCGCCAGGCGCTCTACGCCGAGCTCCAGACGCAGCTCGATAACTGCCCCGAGTCAGTGCGGGAACAGTTACAGGAGCAGCTGAGAAGGGTCAGTTTCaccagcccccgccccctccccgcccccgagGGCCGCCCGCCCGGAAGAGAGGAGCGGTGGGCCGGGACCGCCTGGGCCCTGCAGTACCTGCCGGACGACAGG GAGGCAGAAGCCCTGGAGACTGAGACAAAGCTCTTTGAAGACTTGGAGTTCCAGCAGCTGGAGCGGGAGAGCCGCGTGGAGGAGGAGCGCGAGCTGGCTGGCCAAGGGCTGCTCCGGAGCAAGGCCGAGCTGCTCCGGAGCATCGCCAAGAGGAAG GAGCGCCTGGCGGTCCTGGACAGTCAGGCTGGGCAGATCCGGTCCCAGGCTGTGCAAGAGTCAGAACGCCTAGCCCGGGATAAGAATGCCTCCCTGCAGCTGCTGCAGAAG GAGAAGGAGAAACTGGCTATGTTGGAAAGAAGATACCACTCTCTCACAGGGGGCAGGGCTTTCCCGAAGACCACGTCGACCCTCAAAGAG TACGTGACGCTTGAGCAGCTAAAGGCCATGTGGGGCACCTCGCCTGTGCCCGCAGCACCCGCGCCAGGCCTGCCTCCCTGGGCCCCTGCCTCCCAGGACCTGGTTCCCACCACCTGCCTTCTTCCCGCGctgccctcttcctcctccttcgcTTCTATCCCGCCTTCAGCCCAG ATGGAGAAGCTGCTGCTCCCTGCTGTAGACTTAGAGCAGTGGTACCAGGAGCTGATGGCCGGGCTGGGGACCGGCCCCGCTGCAGCCTCCCCTCGTTCCTCCCCCCCGCCTCTGCCCGCCAAAGCTTCCCGTCAGCTGCAG GTTTACCGCTCCAAGATGGATGGTGAGGCCACTAGCCCCTTGCCCCGGACCCGCAGcggccccctcccctcttcctctggctcttcctcctcctcctcccagctcagcGTGGCTACCTTGGGCCGTAGCCCCTCCCCAAAG AGCACTCTACTCGCCCAGAATGGCACAAGCAGCCTTCCTCGCAACCTGGCAGCCACGCTGCAGGACATTGAGACCAAGCGCCAGCTGGCCCTCCAGCAGAAGG TCGAGTCGCTTCCTGCCGAGCCCCTCCCAACTGACGACCCAGCAG GGCAGCAGGTGATTGAGGAGCAGCGGCGGCGGTTGGCTGAGCTGAAGCAGAAGGCGGCGGCCGAGGCGCAGTGCCAGTGGGACGCCCTGCACGGGGCCGCGCCCTTCCCGGCCGGGCCCTCGGGCTTCCCGCAGCTCCTGCATCACTCCATCCTGCACCACCTGCCGGTGTCCAGGGAGCGAGGGGAGGAGGGCGAGCATGCCTACGACACGCTGAGCCTGGAGAGCTCAGACAGCATGGAGACCAGCATCTCTACGGGGGGCAACTCGGCCTGCTCCCCCGACACCATGTCCAG TGCCAGCGGCCTGGATGTGGGGAAGACGGAAGAAATGGAGAAGATGCTGAAAGAAGCCCATGCGGAGAAGAGCCGGCTCATGGAGTCGAGG GAGCGGGAGATGGAGCTGAGGCGGCAGGCCCTGGAGGAGGAGCGGAGGCGGCGGGAGCAGGTGGAACGGAGGCTGCAGGGCGAGAGCACCCGGAGGCATCAGCTCGTGGAGAAGGAGGTCAAGATGCGGGAGAAGCAGTTCTCGCAG GCACGACCCCTGACCCGCTACCTGCCGATCCGGAAGGAGGACTTTGACCTGAAGACCCACATTGAGTCCTCAGGCCACGGTGTGGATACCTGCCTGCATGTGGTGCTCAGCAGCAAG GTCTGCCGTGGCTACTTGGTCAAGATGGGTGGCAAGATTAAATCATGGAAGAAGCGCTGGTTTGTCTTCGATCGACTCAAGCGCACCCTTTCCTATTATGTGG ACAAGCATGAGACGAAGCTGAAAGGGGTCATCTATTTCCAGGCCATCGAGGAAGTGTACTATGACCACCTGCGCAGTGCAGCCAAG AGCCCAAACCCGGCCCTCACCTTCTGTGTGAAGACCCACGACCGGCTGTACTACATGGTGGCCCCGTCCGCAGAGGCCATGCGCATCTGGATGGATGTCATCGTCACCGGGGCGGAGGGCTACACCCAGTTCATGAACTGA